Proteins found in one Oryza glaberrima chromosome 4, OglaRS2, whole genome shotgun sequence genomic segment:
- the LOC127769511 gene encoding uncharacterized protein LOC127769511 isoform X1: MEEGLLQGQMTSMDKAANVVLDIEGLPQQPDKCCTGSPKMTRALSRKGSNRMERRSGEEQEQDDLVKKLIIKVVPSQLEQLKMPLVQNKALVTPQSQCAACAPILTDSGEGRNKKFNRLTSVHPRKILLFFATLSSVGTMILIYFTLAINGGKAEA; the protein is encoded by the exons ATGGAAGAAGGTTTACTGCAG GGCCAGATGACAAGCATGGACAAGGCAGCAAATGTGGTATTGGATATTGAAGGGCTGCCTCAGCAACCTGATAAATGCTGCACTGGAAGTCCAAAAATGACT AGAGCCCTATCTCGCAAGGGCTCAAATCGCATGGAAAGGAGGAGCGGTGAAGAGCAGGAACAAGATGACTTGGTGAAGAAACTTATTATTAAGG TTGTGCCATCTCAGTTGGAGCAGCTTAAGATGCCCCTGGTGCAGAACAAAGCCTTGGTCACTCCACAATCACAATGTGCTGCCTGTGCACCTATTCTAACTGACTCTGGGGAAGGAAGGAACAAGAAGTTTAATCGACTTACTTCGGTTCACCCCCGGAAAATCCTACTGTTCTTTGCAACTCT GTCGAGCGTGGGCACAATGATACTGATATACTTCACGCTCGCAATCAACGGTGGCAAAGCGGAGGCGTAG
- the LOC127769511 gene encoding uncharacterized protein LOC127769511 isoform X2: MTSMDKAANVVLDIEGLPQQPDKCCTGSPKMTRALSRKGSNRMERRSGEEQEQDDLVKKLIIKVVPSQLEQLKMPLVQNKALVTPQSQCAACAPILTDSGEGRNKKFNRLTSVHPRKILLFFATLSSVGTMILIYFTLAINGGKAEA; encoded by the exons ATGACAAGCATGGACAAGGCAGCAAATGTGGTATTGGATATTGAAGGGCTGCCTCAGCAACCTGATAAATGCTGCACTGGAAGTCCAAAAATGACT AGAGCCCTATCTCGCAAGGGCTCAAATCGCATGGAAAGGAGGAGCGGTGAAGAGCAGGAACAAGATGACTTGGTGAAGAAACTTATTATTAAGG TTGTGCCATCTCAGTTGGAGCAGCTTAAGATGCCCCTGGTGCAGAACAAAGCCTTGGTCACTCCACAATCACAATGTGCTGCCTGTGCACCTATTCTAACTGACTCTGGGGAAGGAAGGAACAAGAAGTTTAATCGACTTACTTCGGTTCACCCCCGGAAAATCCTACTGTTCTTTGCAACTCT GTCGAGCGTGGGCACAATGATACTGATATACTTCACGCTCGCAATCAACGGTGGCAAAGCGGAGGCGTAG